The segment AttggtttatattttagttttagTTGTCCAACCGCGACGGTGTTGTTTGAAGCATTATCAAAAGATATAGAAAAAATCTTTCCTTCAAGTTTATAAGTTTTGATCACACaatctaaaattttaaataaatttctaCCGGTGTGCGGGTACTCAAACAAGTCAAACGTAATCATACGCTTCATCATTACCCAATTAGTTGGATTAATCCAATGAGCGGTAACACAAAGGTACGCATCCGGTGAACCGTGAGGAGCCGTCCAAACATCACAAGTTAAATTCACACCGGTTTCTAAAGATTGAAATCCTAAAATCAATTCATTTTTTGCAAGTTTCCACATTTCAATACAATCACGTCTAATAGAAGTACGACTCACATGACAATATCATGGTTGGAGAGTATCTTGGATGAGTGAAGTCAATCGTTTGTTGTCGAAGTGGTCAAAAGACAAACATTCTTGAATCACGAACTTCGCCATCCTATCCCGAACTTTACTCAAATCGTAACTCCACAATGTTGCATCATTCGCCATTGTTGTTTGATTATGTCCCGGCCCAAATTTCACCGCAGGccatcttttgttcatatgagttttcaaTGTCGAATTCTCTTCTTCATTAAAAAATGCACAACATTTCTTGCATCGCGCTCTTTTTGTACCGTTCgacattacacacaaatcatagtTGCACCAAATAGCCGGATTTCTATTTGTTTCTTTGATGCTAACAACGGTAGGATTGTTTGATGAATCCACAACACCAATGGAAGCCGAATCCATTGTTTGAATTAAGATGGTTTTTTGAACTAAGAAAGGTTTTTTGAGGAATGGTTAAGGTAAAGTGGAGACCTAAAcatctaatacatatatatatactataaggAATGGTTAATATGGTCAAAAAAGAGCCAAATTCGGGTCCTTAACAGCCTCAAACGGCTATATAGCCATTAGGAAAAGACAAAAAAACGGTAACATTTCAAAACCGGTTCAAAACCGGATCATCACCGGTTCAAAACCGGTTCAAAAACCGGATAAAAAAAACCGGTCTCAAAGCGAAAATGGGCGAATTGGTCGGATTGGTCGGATCGGTTCACATGCGGTTTGGTTCTTGATTGAACCGGTTCAGGCCTAAACCGGTTTCTGGTTCAGAGACCGGTTCGGTTCCTGAACCGGTTTTTTTGTACATGCCTACTTACTCTCGCCTTTTCAATTGGATTTGGATAGGCGCTTCATAACTGATAATATTGGGCCCAAACTAGTACATAAGGCTTAAAAAATTTGGGATGCCACCGATATAACccaaaaacatgtataaatatggTGCCCTTTACCATTTTGGGGCTCGGGGCAGTCGCCCAGCTTGCCCAGGCCTATGGGCCGGCACTGTATATAAACCAACGGTCAAGCAAAACGATCAAAAAAAGTTTTAGCCAATTAAATCTCTCGTGAACACACGTAAAACTACCCAACTCCACATCACGCCTACTCGTCGCCACTAAGGCAGTGTTCACTAGCTGACATGTCTGTCATATCAACTTGTCACGTGTGAGAATCCTCCCATACCCCAAACCCTTATTAGTCGACCTTGATAAAAGGAAAAGTCTATCAATAAAAAAAGTGTTAATGACACAAAAGCCCCAAAGTTTTTAGGAAATGTTTGGTTTTACCCTTTTAGGTATTTAAGGTTCATTAAAGCCGAATACTTTCtttaatttttacacttttgccCTTTTAAGAGGTTTTCCGGTAACTTGCCGGTGACTAGAATAGATGGGGTGACACATAGGCGTTGATTGTACGTTTTTGCTGACAAGAACGCTGAGGTAGTAATGACTCTTCACATAGGCGCTGATTGTATGTTTTTTATGACAAGAACGTTGAGGTGGCAATGATTCTTCACATAGGCGTTGATTGTACGTTTTTGCTGACAAGAACGTTGAGGTGGCAATGACTCTTCACATATCCTTGACTTATTTGAAAAAAgaagaaacaacataaaatataggTGCTAATTGTATGTTTTTGCTGACAAGAACGCTGAGGAGGCAATGACTCTTCATATAGACGCTGATTGTACGTTTTTGCTGACAAGAACGCTAAGGTGGCAATGACTTTTCATATATCATTGACTTATTTGAAAAAAAAGAGACAAGAGGTTTCGAACAACAAACATAGCCGCTCACCACTAGGCTGAATCTTCTTTTATATTTGTTATCCTGAATATTTGaatatatatgttatataataCAGATATTGCTATTATTATTACTCTAattatagtaataataataataataattttattatttaataacaaTGCATGCATTTTCGTACGAGATTCATTGAATACATGTTAAGTTGAAAAGTTTGAAAGTATTCACATCAACATTACTCGTTAGGCTATAACTTAAAACCTTAACtacattttataaaagtttacattcaAAACAAGATAACGTAAATATACAACATGTTGACCTCGAGATATATCAATAAACAGTATGactaaatcaattttttttatatattttaaaacggTTAATTAGTACTACATATCTGAGATTGAATTCGAAACTTCTTTTTGTTAGAAACACCTACTTTGCTAAATGGCTAGTCCTAAGTAAATCAAATCTTAATGATTTAGATGAATGAGAGATTACAGCTACAATGTTTATAGGCAACGTGGTCACAACATCAAGAATCTTATTTAAACAGCTAAGATCAATAATCTTATATTCCCAAAATGAAAATGTCAAATCTAATTTTATATATTATACATACATTAGCGTATGAATAGGCGAGTCAATAATGATTCACGCTAACTCAATTTATAATTTCTTTGTCCACGTAATACAAATCCATTTAGTTCTAAAAAATCGAACCTGTATCTCTATATATTAACATCCATTCTACTCTATTTCTCACGTTCTAAACTTTATATTCAAGACGCAGTCTTTTGTCATGACTTCTTCATCATTCAACCAATCCATGGCGTCACCGGAAAACCTCCCATTACGAGATATCCCCGGCGATTATGGCCTACCATTCTTTGGTCCCATTAAAGACAGATACGATTACTTTTACAACCAAGGTGAAGATGAATTCTTCAGAACCCGAATCGCAAAATACAAATCCACTGTCTTCCGTACAAACATGCCACCAGGCCCCTTCATCTCTTCCAACTCCAAAGTCGTCGCTGTTCTTGATTCCAAAAGCTTCCCAATTCTCTTTGACACCTCCAAAGTCGAAAAGAAGAACCTTCTCGACGGCACTTACATGCCGTCAACCGCCTTCTTCGGTGGTTACCGCGTCTGTGCTTTCCTTGATCCGTCTGAACCTACCCACCATGCACTCAAATCCTTCTTCCTGAGCTTCCTTGCTTCGTCTCACAAGAAGTTCATTCCATACCTCCGGAATAGCTTGTCGGATCTTTTCTTAAACCTGGAAACCGAGATCTCCGACGAGAAAACAGCGGATTTCAACACCAATAGCGATAACATGGCGTTTGACTTCGTTTTCCGTCTTCTCACCGGAGTTCATCCTTCGGAGACGAAGCTGAAGTCGAAAGGTTCAGGATATACAGACACATGGTTAGCACTTCAGCTAGCACCATTGGGAACGTTAGGACTTAAATACTTGCCAAACTTCATCGACGATATCATCCATACAATCCCGTTACCGTTTTTCATCGCGAAGCCCGGATACAAGAAGTTGTATAAAGCAGTTTACGAATCTGCGACTTCGCTACTTGATGAAGCTGAGAGCTCTGGAATCAAACGTGAAGAAGCTTGCCATAACTTGGTTTTCCTAGCGGGATTCAACGCTTTTGGGGGGATGAAAGTCTTGTTTCCTAGTCTGATCAAGTGGATAGGAACTGCCGGAGAGAGTTTACACCAGCGACTTGCGGAGGAGATCAGAACTGTCGTGAAGGAAGAAGGTGACGTAACCTTCTCCGCCTTGGAAAGAATGCCGTTGATGAAGTCGGCTGTTTACGAGGCGTTGAGGATCCAGCCACCGGTGCCATACCAGTATGCATCTGCAAAAGAGGACCTGGTGGTGGAGAGCCACGACGGAGCGTTTGAAATCAAAAAAGGAGAGATAATATTTGGATTTCAGCCATTGGCTACTAAGGATCCGGAGGTGTTCAGTAATCCTGAGGAGTTTATAGCAGATAGATTCATCGGAGATGGAGAGAAGTTGCTTAAGTATGTATATTGGTCAAATGGTAGGGAAACCGAGAATCCCACGGCGGATAACAAGCAATGTCCGGCTAAGGATCTGGTGGTGCTTTGCAGCAGGATAATGCTGGTGGAGTTTTTTCTCCGGTATGATACATTCACGGTGGAGATCGGAAAAGTGGCGCTGGGTGCATCTGTGAAGATCACATCGTTTACGAAGGCGACTTGATTTTTTTAAGCATATAAAAAATTAAGATGAATTCTAACACAAGGTTAGCTTTATGACATTTTTTTAGTCGACGGATTAAAAAATCAATCTTGTCATAGAAGTTAATCCTGTTTTAGAGTTtatcataaaat is part of the Lactuca sativa cultivar Salinas chromosome 7, Lsat_Salinas_v11, whole genome shotgun sequence genome and harbors:
- the LOC111895682 gene encoding allene oxide synthase 3 — encoded protein: MTSSSFNQSMASPENLPLRDIPGDYGLPFFGPIKDRYDYFYNQGEDEFFRTRIAKYKSTVFRTNMPPGPFISSNSKVVAVLDSKSFPILFDTSKVEKKNLLDGTYMPSTAFFGGYRVCAFLDPSEPTHHALKSFFLSFLASSHKKFIPYLRNSLSDLFLNLETEISDEKTADFNTNSDNMAFDFVFRLLTGVHPSETKLKSKGSGYTDTWLALQLAPLGTLGLKYLPNFIDDIIHTIPLPFFIAKPGYKKLYKAVYESATSLLDEAESSGIKREEACHNLVFLAGFNAFGGMKVLFPSLIKWIGTAGESLHQRLAEEIRTVVKEEGDVTFSALERMPLMKSAVYEALRIQPPVPYQYASAKEDLVVESHDGAFEIKKGEIIFGFQPLATKDPEVFSNPEEFIADRFIGDGEKLLKYVYWSNGRETENPTADNKQCPAKDLVVLCSRIMLVEFFLRYDTFTVEIGKVALGASVKITSFTKAT